The Stomoxys calcitrans chromosome 3, idStoCalc2.1, whole genome shotgun sequence genome includes a region encoding these proteins:
- the LOC106083075 gene encoding minor histocompatibility antigen H13 — MSEQIVDQVVEVVKDAAESLENNATSETITNAKVPSTPEGIALAYSSLVIMAVLPIVFGSIRSVKLHKNRRITGEKVDTMTKKDALFFPIIASISLFGLYTFFKVFSKDHINLLLTVYFFFLGVIALAHLLSPVVHSLVPAAVPKIPFQIHFTKGEGKNKEDLINYKFSTHDVVCLVLSTAIGVWYLLKKHWIANNLFGIAFAVNAVEMLHLNNVVTGCILLCGLFFYDIFWVFGTNVMVTVAKSFEAPIKLVFPQDLITNGLSASNFAMLGLGDIVIPGIFIALLLRFDQSTKRRNRIYFLSTLTAYFVGLMATIFVMHVFKHAQPALLYLVPACMGTPLLVAIVRGELRTLFAYEDHPEEKPEKKENKENSSNKKKESKKAK, encoded by the exons ATGTCGGAACAAATAGTTGACCAAGTGGTCGAAGTAGTTAAAGATGCAGCGGAATCACTTGAGAATAATGCAACCAGCGAGACGATAACAAATGCAAAAGTACCTTCAACACCT GAAGGAATTGCTCTGGCCTATAGTAGTTTGGTGATCATGGCTGTGCTACCCATAGTATTTGGTTCCATACGCTCAGTCAAACTGCACAAAAACAGGAGG ATAACCGGTGAAAAGGTGGATACCATGACAAAGAAGGATGCCCTGTTTTTCCCCATCATTGCGTCCATATCTCTTTTTGGTTTATACACATTTTTCAAGGTGTTCTCGAAGGATCATATTAATCTCTTATTGACTGTATATTTCTTCTTTTTGGGCGTCATCGCTTTGGCGCATTTGCTCAGTCCCGTAGTGCATTCATTGGTGCCAGCCGCTGTGCCAAAAATACCATTCCAAATACACTTTACTAAAGGTGAAGGTAAAAATAAGGAAGATCTCATTAATTACAAATTTTCCACACACGACGTTGTGTGTCTAGTTCTATCCACTGCTATTGGTGTTTGGTATCTATTGAAAAAACATTGGATAGCCAATAATCTGTTTGGGATAGCTTTTGCTGTGAATGCCGTGGAAATGTTACACTTGAACAATGTCGTGACTGGATGCATCCTATTATGTGGATTGTTCTTCTATGACATCTTTTGGGTGTTTGGTACAAATGTTATGGTCACCGTGGCCAAAAGTTTTGAAGCACCCATTAAGCTAGTCTTTCCACAGGATCTGATCACCAATGGCTTGAGCGCCTCCAATTTTGCTATGCTTGGTTTGGGAGATATCGTTATTCCTGGCATATTCATAGCATTGTTGCTACGCTTTGATCAGAGCACAAAGCGTAGAAACCGCATCTATTTCCTTTCGACATTGACAGCATATTTCGTGGGACTAATGGCCACCATTTTTGTAATGCATGTCTTTAAACATGCCCAACCAGCTTTGTTGTATTTGGTTCCTGCCTGCATGGGTACACCCTTATTGGTTGCTATAGTGCGCGGTGAACTTAGGACCTTATTTGC ATATGAAGATCATCCCGAGGAAAAGCCAGAAAAGAAAGAGAACAAGgaaaacagcagcaacaaaaagAAGGAGTCTAAAAAAGCTAAATGA
- the LOC106083061 gene encoding probable proteasome subunit beta type-2, translated as METILGIRGPDFVMVAADTTQARSIIVMKEDENKITKIADNLMFATIGESGDTVQFTEFIAKNIALYKMRNGYDLSPKCAAHFTRKNLADYLRSRTPYQVNMFVAGYDPVEGPELHYIDYLANAKSMKYGGQGYGGMFCASIFDRYHHENITQEEAYDVLKKCVVEIQKRLVINLSKFNVAVVDKDGIKDLPQITSQNLIGYKA; from the exons atggaaaCTATTTTGGGTATACGTGGTCCTGATTTTGTTATGGTTGCTGCAGATACTACACAGGCGCGATCTATTATTGTAATGAAGGAAG ATGAAAACAAAATAACCAAGATTGCAGACAATTTAATGTTTGCCACTATTGGTGAGTCTGGCGATACAGTACAATTTACCGAGtttattgcaaaaaatataGCGCTGTACAAAATGCGCAATGGCTATGATTTAAGTCCTAAATGTGCAGCTCACTTTACACGCAAAAATTTGGCCGATTATCTGAGATCCCGCACTCCTTACCAAGTTAATATGTTTGTGGCGGG ATATGATCCCGTAGAAGGACCTGAATTGCATTATATTGATTATTTGGCAAATGCCAAGTCAATGAAATACGGCGGCCAAGGTTATGGTGGCATGTTTTGCGCCAGTATCTTCGATAGATACCACCACGAAAATATTACCCAGGAAGAAGCCTATGATGTGCTAAAAAAATGCGTGGTGGAAATACAAAAACGTCTGGTTATCAATCTGTCAAAGTTTAACGTAGCTGTAGTCGATAAGGATGGCATTAAGGATTTGCCTCAGATCACCTCACAAAACCTGATTGGTTATAAAGCTTAG
- the LOC106083059 gene encoding putative tRNA pseudouridine synthase Pus10 yields the protein MIHQELVDFLKGQGVCDICQLRYLKARGNEYRDLKESFEKLNVKYETDSSETLCKKPKLEVCPCCLGLFSHSFQSLLIERILKTDIQKFECDDIVVAICMPMLVQTRQLSMWYALLEKFGTQIEKERAPDVPLKEAVKLIINPIICKELKKKYEPNGNGIMINIQLSHSLEEENLKQLKQLHEKAFPTPPNAKRQPVSRGVLEKQYTPKRLKPELFQEFFPIPPPTVDDILSLESMELTGPTVFVAGRYRKITREMSHTPWVLNGKRIMEDSIEEIIIKSVAPYFCNDTTKVIFMSSGREDVDVRCLGKGRPFVLEIPNSVHTTLPVTEAYRMECEIDKSLKLSVRNLQMVNREELVHIKSGEEQKKKYYRALCKLRDPATIDLLRKLDLPEGFEIQQKTPIRVLHRRPLHTRPRTIFKMKAWVHQNDTRLLVLDVVSQAGTYIKELVHGEFGRTTPSVSSIIEQPVDILALDVLAIDLDWPKEIDNGIGQETK from the exons ATGATACATCAAGAATTGGTGGATTTCCTTAAAGGACAAGGAGTTTGCGATATATGCCAATTAAGATATTTAAAGGCACGAGGCAACGAATATAGAGATCTAAAGGAGAGCTTTGAAAAG CTGAATGTGAAATACGAAACAGATTCCAGCGAAACGCTTTGCAAAAAACCAAAGCtggaagtttgcccatgttgcTTAGGGCTATTCTCCCATAGCTTTCAGTCGCTGCTCATAGAAAGAATCCTTAAAACAGACATTCAAAAATTTGAATGTGACGACATTGTCGTAGCTATATGTATGCCAATGCTTGTGCAGACAAGACAACTCTCCATGTGGTATGCTTTGTTGGAAAAGTTTGGAACACAAATCGAGAAGGAGCGTGCTCCAGATGTGCCCTTAAAAGAAGCTGTAAAACTGATTATAAATCCCATTATATGCAAAGagttaaaaaagaaatatgaGCCCAATGGCAATGGCATTATGATAAACATACAATTATCCCATAGTCTAGAAGAGGAAAATCTAAAGCAATTAAAACAATTGCATGAGAAGGCATTTCCCACACCGCCCAATGCTAAACGCCAGCCTGTATCGCGTGGTGTATTGGAAAAACAATATACACCCAAACGACTTAAACCAGAATTATTTCAGGAATTTTTTCCCATACCACCACCAACAGTAGATGATATATTGAGCTTAGAGTCTATGGAGTTGACTGGTCCCACGGTGTTTGTGGCAGGTAGATATAGGAAAATTACAAGGGAAATGTCGCATACGCCTTGGGTTTTAAATGGCAAACGCATAATGGAAGACAGCATTgaggaaataataataaaatcggTAGCCCCCTATTTCTG TAATGATACAACAAAAGTAATATTTATGTCCAGTGGCCGCGAAGATGTTGATGTTCGTTGCTTAGGCAAAGGTCGACCCTTTGTATTAGAAATTCCCAATTCCGTTCACACTACTTTGCCGGTAACGGAAGCCTACCGCATGGAGTGTGAAATCGATAAATCTTTAAAGTTGTCTGTGCGTAATTTACAAATGGTTAACAGAGAAGAACTAGTACATATAAAATCTGGCGAagagcaaaagaaaaaatactACAGAGCACTGTGCAAACTAAGAGATCCGGCCACAATTGATTTATTAAGAAAACTAGATCTACCCGAAGGCTTCGAAATTCAACAGAAAACCCCTATAAGAGTCTTGCATCGTCGACCCTTGCACACCAGACCACGTactatttttaaaatgaaaGCATGGGTCCATCAAAACGATACCCGTTTATTGGTATTGGATGTTGTTAGTCAGGCTGGTACCTACATCAAGGAGTTGGTACATGGCGAGTTTGGACGGACGACACCATCAGTTTCATCTATCATTGAACAGCCGGTGGATATTTTAGCGCTGGACGTGTTGGCAATTGATTTAGATTGGCCCAAAGAAATCGACAATGGCATTGGGCAGGAAACTAAATAA
- the LOC106083063 gene encoding uncharacterized protein LOC106083063 has translation MPISPFLQTPFTDLTGSLINHQTYDKCGEMEMNMMDCLEAYGAERGKKMCKDLVDDFNECFTMHKQLKRFYAMRTERMRQYWSGERKSEELYAPPPRVDAY, from the exons ATGCCTATTTCGCCCTTCCTGCAGACTCCTTTCACCGATTTAACTGGTAGTTTGATTAACCATCAAACATACGACAAATGCGGTGAAATGGAAATGAACATGATGGACTGCTTGGAGGCCTATGGTGCTGAGCGAGGCAAAAAAATGTGTAAGGATTTAGTCGATgatttcaatgagtgctttaCCATGCACAAACAGTTGAAACGATTCTAT gCTATGCGCACCGAACGCATGAGACAATATTGGTCTGGCGAACGTAAAAGCGAGGAGTTGTATGCTCCACCTCCAAGAGTTGATGCTTATTAG
- the LOC106083060 gene encoding MOB kinase activator-like 3 → MALNGFLEFFQKGKTFRPKKRFTAGTIRYSLHKQAQASLQSGINLRQAVCLPEGENLNDWIAVHVVDFFNRINLIYGTVSEYCSEITCPTMSGGSRYEYLWADSENYKKPTSLPAPKYIELLMDWAEAQINNETVFPVSTDVPFPKTFPTLCRKILTRLFRVFVHVYIHHFDRIVSIGAEAHVNACYKHFFYFVKEFDLITTKELEPLQEMSSKICKD, encoded by the coding sequence ATGGCATTGAATGGCTTTTTAGAGTTCTTCCAAAAGGGAAAGACATTTAGACCAAAGAAGAGATTTACAGCGGGCACCATACGCTATTCCTTGCACAAGCAGGCCCAGGCAAGCCTTCAGTCGGGTATTAATTTGCGCCAAGCCGTGTGTCTGCCCGAAGGGGAGAATCTCAATGATTGGATAGCGGTGCATGTAGTTGATTTTTTCAATCGTATCAATCTCATATATGGAACAGTTTCGGAATATTGTAGTGAGATAACGTGTCCAACAATGAGCGGTGGGTCACGCTATGAGTATCTATGGGCCGACtctgaaaattataaaaaacccACATCGCTACCAGCGCCGAAATATATCGAACTGCTAATGGATTGGGCAGAGGCTCAGATAAATAATGAGACCGTGTTTCCGGTATCCACAGATGTACCATTTCCAAAAACCTTTCCAACACTATGTCGCAAAATCTTAACACGACTATTTCGAGTGTTCGTACATGTCTATATCCATCATTTTGATCGTATAGTCAGTATTGGAGCAGAGGCGCATGTAAATGCATGCTATaaacatttcttttattttgtaaagGAATTTGATCTGATCACAACCAAGGAGCTGGAGCCATTGCAGGAAATGTCCTCAAAAATATGtaaagattaa